Genomic DNA from Brockia lithotrophica:
GGGGAGACGGGGCAACTCCCCTTCGGAGATCCCCTGGTCGCCGACTACCTCGTCGTCGGCGCCGGAGCGGCGGGTCTCGCGACGGCCCTCTGCCTCGGAAAGTACGGTTCCGTGGTCCTCGTGAGCAAGGGGCCACCTTGGGTGAGCGCCTCCTCCCGCGCCCAGGGAGGGATCGCCTGCCCGCTTCCGGAAGAACTGGACGAGCACGCGGAGGACACCCGCCGCGCGGGAGGCGCCCTCGTGGACGAAGGGGTGCTCCGCACATACCTGAGCCGCGTTCCCGACGCGTTTGCCTTTCTCGAAGAACTCGGCGTCCCCTTCGAACGCGCCCCGAACGGCTCCCTCGTCCGCGTCCGCGAGGGGGGATACGCGCACGCGCGCGTCGCGCGGACGGCCGACCACATCGGCCGTTCCCTCACGGTGGCCCTGACCCGGACCCTGGCGCGTGCGCCCGCCGTCCGCAGCTTGACCTATGCACGACTCCTCCGCATCCTCGTCCACGAAGGAAGCGCGGTGGGCGCACTCTTTGCCCGACGCGGGATCCCCTTTGTCGTGCTCGCAAGGACGACCTTTCTCGCCACCGGAGGATTTGCCGGACTCTTCGCCCGGAGCACGCACGCGGCCCACGCCTTGGGGGAGGGAACCTTCCTCGCCTGGGAAGCCGGGGCCGTCCTCCGCGACCTCGAGTTCGTCCAGTTTCACCCCACGGCACTCGCCCGCGGACGGCTCCCCCTCCCCCTCCTCACGGAAGCCCTCCGGGGAAGCGGCGCGCGCATCGTCGACGAGGCGGGCGTCCCCCTCCTCGAGGGAATCCACCCCCTCGGGGACCTCGCCCCGCGGGACGCCGTCGCCCGCACCCTCTACGAGGAAGGGCTGCGCGGGCGAAGCGCGTTCCTCGACCTCCGCCCGGTGGCGAACCTCCGGCAAAGCTTTCCCACGGTGTGGCACATCCTCCACCGCGCGGGCTTCGACCCGGAAAGGCCCGTCCCCGTCACGCCCGCCGCCCACTACGCGATCGGGGGCATCTTCGCAAGCACCGAAGGGCGGACGACTTTGCCCCGCCTGTACGCGCTCGGCGAGGCCGCCTCTACGGGCTTCCACGGCGCAAACCGCCTGGCTTCGAACTCTCTTTTGGAAATCTTCGTCCAGTCCCTCCTCGCGTGCGAAGACGCGACTCGGGCCGAGGCTCCCCCGCCCGGTGCGGAAACCATCCGGCGTGCGCGGAAGGTCCTCGCCCGCGTCCCCCGCGGCCTTCCCGATGTCCCCAAAAGCGCCCTCTTGCGCCGCGTCCGCGAACTCCTCTGGCGGCGCGCCGGGATTGTCCGCGACGGAGCGGAACTCCGCGCGGCTCGCGACGAGCTCCTACGCCTTCGGCGGAAGCTCGCGGCGCGCGTTTCCCCCGAAGCCGTACCCTTCCTGCCGGACGCAGCCGTCGTGGGGACCGCGGCCCTCTTCGTCCGCTCTGCCCTCGCCCGCGAGGAGAGCCGCGGCGTGCACGCGCGGCGCGACTTTCCCCGGACGGACGAACGTCCCCGGCACACGCTCCTCTTTCCCCCGGCACGGCCGGAAACGTGGGGCTGGGGAACCGCCGACGGATTTCCCTCCCCGGAAGAGGGAGACCTCCTTCGGGTAGATGCAAAAGGCACCCCGAACGGCTTCCCTTCGCCGTCGGCTTTCCCCCGTTGAGAGAGCGCGCCTCCGCGCGAGCGCAAGCGCGAAGAGGATGCACCCGACCTTCTCCCCGCCCCGGGAAACGGGGCACCTCGGCGCGAGCGCCGCGAAGAGGATGCGCTTGACCTCCTTCCCGTTCCGAGAGTCGGGTCCCCGCGAACGCGAAGAGGAACGGTGTACCCGGATAGAGAAATCTTTCCCATAGAGAGACGTGGAAATCGGGCCCGGTACACGTGCGCGAAAGGGGGATTTCCCGTGTGGACGGCCAACCCCTACGTCCGTAGGATCCTCGTCGCCGTCCTCGAAGACGACCTCGGGCGCGCGGACCTCACGTCCTGGAGTGCGCTTCCCGACGTGCGGGCGACGGCGGTCGTGCGTGCGAAGCAGGGGGGGCGGATCGCCGGCCTTCCCTTTGCCGAAATCCTCTTCCGGTACCTCGACCCCCACGTCGAGGTCGAGGCTCTCGTCCGCGAGGGGGCGGACGTGGGGGCGCAGACGGAAGTGCTTCGCCTGCGCGGGCGGGCGCACGCCGTCCTCGCCGCGGAGCGGACGGCGCTCAACGTGCTCATGCGCCTATCGGGCATCGCGACGCGCACCCGCGACCTCGCCGCGCGCATTGCGGGGAGCGGGGTACGCCTTGCGGCGACGCGGAAGACGGCTCCCGGTTTCGGCTTCTTCGACAAGTACGCCGTAGCCGTCGGCGGCGGCCTTCCGCATCGTTTCGGCCTCGACGACGGCATCCTCCTCAAGGACAACCACATCGCCCTCGTGGGATCGATCGGAGAAGCCGTACGCCGGGCGCGCGCCCATTTTGGACCCTACCGCTTCCTGCAGGTCGAGGTGCGGAACACGGACGAGCTCGAGGAAGCGCTTGCCGCCGGCGTGGACGGCGTCCTCTTGGACAACTTTTCGCCCCGGTCGGCGCGCGAAGCGGTCGCCCACGTCCGCACGCGCGCACCCAGGGTGTTTGTCGAAATCTCCGGCGGGATCACGCCCGAAACCCTGCCGGAGTACGCGAAGGCGCGGCCGGACGCCATCTCCCTGGGCTACCTCACCCACTCCGCTCCCGCCCTCGACCTCGCCCTGGACGTCGTGGCAAGCGAATAGCCCGGCGGACGGTTCCACCGCGACCCGATTCGCCGCGCCTCGGAAAATGGCGTGGCAGGCGGATAGCTTCGCGGATGGCCCGGCCTCGGAAAAGGTTGCGGCGGGCGGGCAGCCCCGCATCGAGAAAGGAGAGACGCCGATGCCCCCTGTCTCCCCCCATACGTCGAAAATCGCCGCCCTGCGGGAAAGCCTCCGGGGACGTGTCGCCCTCCTCGCCCACCAGTACGTCCTCCCCGAACTCGCCCGGCTGGCGGACGCCGTCGGCGACTCCCTCGAACTCGCCCGGCTCGCCGCCGAACGACCGGAGCGGGAGATCCTCCTCTTGGGCGTCCGCTTCATGGCCGAAAGCGCGGCGCTCCTCGCCGGCGAGAACAAGCGCGTCTACGCTCCCGTCCCCGCGGCGGGGTGCGCCTTGGCGGAAGCCGTGCGCGCGGACGTGCTCGCGCGCGCCCTGGAGGAACTTGCCCGGCGGGGGCGGGAGATCGTCCCCGTGGCCTACGCGAACACGGACGTCGCCGTCAAAGCGGTCGTCGGACGCCGCGGCGGCGCCGTGGCCACCTCCGCAAACGCCGTGGTCGTCGTCCGCTCCTTCCTGGAACGCGGGAAGACCGTCCTCTTCCTCCCCGACGAAAACCTCGGCCGCGTCGTCGCCTGGACGCTCGGCCTGCGCGAAGAGGAAGTCCGCCTGTGGGGCGAAGCCCCTGTGGAAGACCCCCGCACCCGCCTCTTCCTGTGGCCGGGCGCCTGCCCCGTGCACGCGGCGCTGGAGGCGGAAGACCTCCGCCGCCGAAAGAAGTCCGAACCACACGCCCGCTTCCTCGTGCACCCGGAATGCCCCCTACCCGCCGTGCGGGAAGCCGACGCTTGGGGATCCACGAGGCGCATCCAAGACTACGTGGAAAGCTTGCCTCCCGGGACGCGCGTGTACGTGGGGACGGAAGAGCGCATGGTGCGCCGCCTCGCCGAGGATCACCCCGAGCTCGACGTCCGTCCCCTCCTCCCGCGCGAGTCGGGCGTCTGCCCCTACTTCTCCGCCCTCACGCCGGAACGCGTCGCCGAAGCCCTACGGGCGATCGCCGAAGGGCGCGGTGAGGCGTACGAGGTGCGAATTCCCCCGGAGCTCGCCTCGGACGCGCGCCGTGCCGTCGAGCGCATGGTGGCGCTCACGAATGCCGCAACCTCCCGCGAGTGGCGAGGAGCGCCGCAAAAAACGCCGTGAGGGGGATCGCCGCCACGAGCACGATGCTTCCCGTGAGGACGCGTACGATCTCCGTCGCGATCGCGTCGAGGTTTAGTCTTGTGGAGGGAAGCGCCGCAGGCGGTGAAGAGAAGGCGGAAGAGGAGTTCCGCACCTCCACGCGCAGCCGTTTCCTTCGGCCGCTCAGGCGGCGCCGTCGTTCGATCCGTTCTCGCCGGAAGGAGGGCGCCGGCGCGCCAGCACCACGGCGCCCGACCCCACGGCGGCTAGGCCCACGAGCGCAAGGAGACCGGCGGTGAGCCACTCTCCCGTGCGCGGAATGCTCCCCGCCGAAGGAGCTTTCGGGGCAGCGACCGTTCCCGAGGTGCCGGAGGCCGCACCGGAATCCTGCGCGTCGCCGGACGCCGGCTTTTCCCCGGGAGGCGTCTCAGGTGCTTCGCCGGAAGGCGCCGCAGGCTTCTCCTCCGAAGGGGCCACGGCGAGTTGAAGACCCGCCACCGCAACGGGCTTCGCGGCAGAAGCCCCCGCTTGGGAGTCCCCCAACTGGCCAAAGGTGTTTGCCCCCCACGCCCGGACGCTTCCGTCCTCGAGCACGGCAAAGGCGAAGTTGTCCCCGACGGCGATGGCCTGCGCCGGCGCGAGGCCCTGCACGCGAACGGGAAGCGCGCGGTTCTCCGTCGTCCCGTCCCCCAGCTGCCCGTACGCGTTGTACCCCCAGGCCCACACGGCGCCGTCCGCCGTGAGGGCGTAGGAGGTGCCGTACCCGGCGGCGATGGCGACGACGCGGGAAAGGTTCTTGACCTGAACCGGGATAGGCCGCGCTCCGCGGGTACCGTCCCCAAGTTGGCCAAAGGTGTTGTCGCCCCACGCCCAAACCGTGCCGTCCCTCTTGA
This window encodes:
- a CDS encoding L-aspartate oxidase, whose translation is MAMSLPGETGQLPFGDPLVADYLVVGAGAAGLATALCLGKYGSVVLVSKGPPWVSASSRAQGGIACPLPEELDEHAEDTRRAGGALVDEGVLRTYLSRVPDAFAFLEELGVPFERAPNGSLVRVREGGYAHARVARTADHIGRSLTVALTRTLARAPAVRSLTYARLLRILVHEGSAVGALFARRGIPFVVLARTTFLATGGFAGLFARSTHAAHALGEGTFLAWEAGAVLRDLEFVQFHPTALARGRLPLPLLTEALRGSGARIVDEAGVPLLEGIHPLGDLAPRDAVARTLYEEGLRGRSAFLDLRPVANLRQSFPTVWHILHRAGFDPERPVPVTPAAHYAIGGIFASTEGRTTLPRLYALGEAASTGFHGANRLASNSLLEIFVQSLLACEDATRAEAPPPGAETIRRARKVLARVPRGLPDVPKSALLRRVRELLWRRAGIVRDGAELRAARDELLRLRRKLAARVSPEAVPFLPDAAVVGTAALFVRSALAREESRGVHARRDFPRTDERPRHTLLFPPARPETWGWGTADGFPSPEEGDLLRVDAKGTPNGFPSPSAFPR
- a CDS encoding Quinolinate synthetase, translating into MPPVSPHTSKIAALRESLRGRVALLAHQYVLPELARLADAVGDSLELARLAAERPEREILLLGVRFMAESAALLAGENKRVYAPVPAAGCALAEAVRADVLARALEELARRGREIVPVAYANTDVAVKAVVGRRGGAVATSANAVVVVRSFLERGKTVLFLPDENLGRVVAWTLGLREEEVRLWGEAPVEDPRTRLFLWPGACPVHAALEAEDLRRRKKSEPHARFLVHPECPLPAVREADAWGSTRRIQDYVESLPPGTRVYVGTEERMVRRLAEDHPELDVRPLLPRESGVCPYFSALTPERVAEALRAIAEGRGEAYEVRIPPELASDARRAVERMVALTNAATSREWRGAPQKTP
- a CDS encoding Quinolinate phosphoribosyltransferase [decarboxylating], translating into MYPDREIFPIERRGNRARYTCAKGGFPVWTANPYVRRILVAVLEDDLGRADLTSWSALPDVRATAVVRAKQGGRIAGLPFAEILFRYLDPHVEVEALVREGADVGAQTEVLRLRGRAHAVLAAERTALNVLMRLSGIATRTRDLAARIAGSGVRLAATRKTAPGFGFFDKYAVAVGGGLPHRFGLDDGILLKDNHIALVGSIGEAVRRARAHFGPYRFLQVEVRNTDELEEALAAGVDGVLLDNFSPRSAREAVAHVRTRAPRVFVEISGGITPETLPEYAKARPDAISLGYLTHSAPALDLALDVVASE